From one Tetragenococcus osmophilus genomic stretch:
- a CDS encoding response regulator transcription factor, translating into MSGILIIEDEKNLARFVELELKHEGYETEVHYNGRTGLDAALNNDWDAILLDLMLPELNGLEICRRVRQIKNTPIIMMTARDSVIDRVSGLDHGADDYIVKPFAIEELLARLRALLRRIDIEGDKNTGKQTTLNYRDLVIEKENRVVRRDSEVIELTKREYELLLTLMENVNVVLSREILLKKVWGYQTEIETNVVDVYIRYLRNKIDLPGEESYIQTVRGTGYVMRS; encoded by the coding sequence ATGAGCGGTATTCTAATAATTGAAGACGAGAAAAATTTAGCTCGATTTGTAGAATTAGAATTAAAGCATGAAGGATATGAAACTGAAGTTCATTATAATGGACGAACAGGTTTGGACGCAGCATTAAACAATGATTGGGATGCGATTTTGCTAGATCTGATGCTACCAGAGCTAAATGGTTTGGAGATTTGTCGTAGAGTTCGCCAAATTAAAAATACTCCTATTATTATGATGACAGCTCGTGATTCAGTGATTGATCGTGTCTCTGGGTTAGACCATGGAGCAGATGATTATATCGTTAAACCGTTTGCTATTGAAGAATTATTAGCTCGCTTACGTGCGTTATTGCGCCGGATTGATATTGAAGGTGACAAAAATACTGGAAAGCAAACGACGCTCAATTATCGTGACTTGGTTATTGAAAAAGAAAATCGAGTAGTAAGAAGAGACTCAGAAGTAATAGAACTAACCAAACGTGAATATGAGCTGTTACTTACTTTAATGGAAAACGTGAATGTGGTTTTATCCCGAGAGATTCTATTAAAAAAAGTCTGGGGTTATCAAACAGAAATCGAAACAAACGTTGTGGACGTTTATATTCGTTATTTGCGAAATAAGATAGATCTTCCAGGCGAAGAGAGCTACATACAAACTGTACGTGGTACTGGATATGTGATGCGTTCGTGA